In Ipomoea triloba cultivar NCNSP0323 chromosome 15, ASM357664v1, one genomic interval encodes:
- the LOC116006390 gene encoding zeatin O-glucosyltransferase-like, translating into MGTAADDVCVVMVPLPAQGHLNQLLQLSCLISSYGLPVHYVGSAIHNNQARVRANGLDPKKLATVHFHDLPLPDFDCPSPNPNASVRFPAHLQPAFDASKLLRHPIAAVLRDLAAKARRVVIIHDSLMALVVQDVESISNAESYAFNCLSVFSLLSFLSNGLGNQIAIEEEEMPRENLTEGCMTESFAMFIEAHKEYQKLRGGDIHNTNRLIEGQFIDLFEKDGYVEKMKQWFIGPILPGMIISSKEQNPCLAWLDKQPQNSVLFVSFGTMTSMSDEEVRELAMGLELSKHRFLWVLRDADKGNIFSGKSRRIELPEGFEERVKGVGLVVRDWAPQPEILSHRATGGFMSHCGWNSCMESITLGVPMAAWPMHSDQPMNSFLVARILKTGLIVREWGKRGEVVKSWAIENVVRRLMGSEEGDEIRKKAQELGETIRKSAQEGGVSRMELDSFIAHITR; encoded by the exons ATGGGAACTGCTGCCGATGATGTTTGTGTGGTTATGGTCCCTCTTCCAGCTCAAGGCCATCTGAACCAGCTTCTTCAGCTGAGCTGCTTAATCTCCTCCTATGGCCTCCCAGTTCACTACGTCGGATCCGCCATCCATAACAACCAGGCTCGGGTTCGGGCCAACGGATTAGACCCGAAGAAACTAGCCACAGTCCATTTCCACGATCTTCCTCTTCCCGATTTCGACTGCCCTTCTCCCAATCCAAACGCGTCCGTTAGGTTTCCGGCGCATTTGCAGCCAGCGTTCGACGCCTCGAAGCTTCTCCGCCACCCCATTGCCGCCGTTCTGCGCGACCTGGCGGCGAAAGCCAGAAGAGTTGTGATTATTCATGACAGTTTGATGGCTTTGGTTGTTCAGGATGTGGAATCAATCAGTAACGCTGAGTCCTACGCATTTAATTGCTTATCGGTTTTCTCTTTACTGTCATTCTTATCCAATGGATTGGGAAACCAAATCGCCATTGAAGAAGAGGAAATGCCCAG ggaaaatcttacagaAGGATGCATGACCGAGAGCTTTGCCATGTTTATAGAGGCTCATAAAGAGTATCAAAAGTTGAGAGGGGGAGATATTCATAACACCAACAGGTTGATTGAGGGtcaatttattgatttatttgagAAAGATGGATATGTGGAGAAGATGAAGCAATGGTTTATTGGTCCTATACTCCCTGGCATGATTATCTCATCAAAGGAACAGAACCCATGTTTAGCTTGGCTTGACAAGCAACCTCAAAACTCTGTCTTGTTTGTTTCGTTTGGTACGATGACTTCAATGTCGGATGAGGAGGTTAGGGAGCTGGCTATGGGGTTGGAGCTGAGCAAACACAGGTTTTTATGGGTTTTAAGGGATGCAGATAAAGGGAACATCTTTTCGGGGAAATCAAGGAGGATTGAGCTGCCGGAAGGGTTTGAAGAGAGGGTTAAAGGAGTGGGGTTAGTGGTCCGTGACTGGGCGCCTCAACCAGAGATCCTGAGTCATCGGGCTACAGGAGGGTTTATGAGTCACTGCGGATGGAATTCCTGCATGGAAAGCATTACTCTCGGGGTTCCGATGGCTGCTTGGCCCATGCACTCTGACCAGCCAATGAATAGTTTTTTGGTGGCTAGAATACTGAAAACCGGCCTGATTGTAAGGGAATGGGGGAAACGGGGAGAGGTGGTGAAGTCATGGGCTATTGAGAATGTGGTGAGGAGACTTATGGGGTCTGAGGAAGGAGATGAGATCAGGAAGAAAGCTCAAGAGCTTGGGGAAACCATTAGAAAATCAGCACAAGAAGGGGGTGTTTCTCGCATGGAACTCGACTCTTTCATTGCCCATATCACCAGATAG
- the LOC116006690 gene encoding tRNA-splicing endonuclease subunit Sen54 isoform X2 — METDWASFSDGTTDNEDGVEDVNEDENFCSYASGDIPKLQFRKDISKAKWIAKMGMAEIVERKGRLWTTTGMIRYGKLYCSIEETLYLAEIGAMHLLDNDDAAISLKDIYNKVAEAKNGCSWEAFEAYRHLKCLGYIIRRHGIPWTVKRSKMSTTADQDIAEVDSTESEDGHHISEMFSSMSIDELKPVFDVYPPNAKFRKSSPEALHHPNKGLKM; from the exons ATGGAAACCGACTGGGCTAGCTTTTCTGATGGAACGACAGACAATGAAGATGGTGTGGAGGACgtaaatgaagatgaaaattttTGTTCATATGCATCCGGTGATATACCCAAATTGCAGTTTAG GAAAGACATATCAAAAGCCAAGTGGATTGCTAAAATGGGAATGGCTGAGATTGTTGAGAGGAAGGGTCGTCTCTGGACAACAACAGGGATGATtcgctatggaaaactctattGTTCCATTGAAGAGACTTT ATATTTAGCTGAAATTGGGGCTATGCATCTCCTTGATAACGACGATGCAGCCATTTCTCTTAAAGACATATATAACAAGGTTGCAGAAGCAAAGAATGGATGTTCTTGGGAAGCTTTTGAAGCTTACAGGCACTTGAAGTGCCTTGGATACATTATACGACGCCATGGTATTCCTTGGACTGTGAAGAGATCTAAAATGAGCACTACTGCCGACCAAGACATAGCAGAAGTTGATTCAACAGAATCAGAAGATGGGCATCACATCTCTGAAATGTTCAGCAGTATGAGCATTGATGAACTTAAACCAGTATTTGATGTTTACCCTCCTAATGCCAAATTCAGAAAATCTTCTCCAG AGGCTCTCCACCATCCAAACAagggattgaagatgtag
- the LOC116006790 gene encoding alpha-1,3-arabinosyltransferase XAT3-like has translation MTGDVRTDPSSSSIIVYGTKFNGSGSGDGDGVIQREKIRPYTRKLFNSIMVTIDELELVVKVCNSAVNHRCDVRHDSPGLFFSTGGYTGNLFHEFADSIVPLYMTSRRYNGKVVFVILEYHHWWFTFYDEILAHLSDYDVIDFRRDNRTHCFPGAVVGLRAHDDLQIDPAWTDDNTTIRDFRDFLDRAYAPRIKEILSQEPKHFEPEKESKKPKLVIMARNDSRKILNQGDLIKMAQEIGFRVSVLKPNRPTGLARMYKILNSTDALVGVHGAALTHFLFLRPGSAFIQIVPIGIDWAAETYFEQPAIKMGMKYIGYYIFANESTLIDEYDEKDPVFTDTLSVNRKGWNYTQQIYLDPQNVRLNLWRFRAPLTRAYYYAVRKLNGSSKVDS, from the coding sequence ATGACGGGAGATGTAAGGACAGATCCTTCGTCGTCGTCGATTATCGTGTACGGGACGAAGTTTAATGGCAGCGGGTCCGGCGACGGTGACGGCGTAATCCAGCGCGAAAAGATCAGGCCATACACGAGAAAACTCTTTAACAGCATCATGGTCACCATTGACGAGCTCGAGCTGGTCGTGAAGGTCTGCAATTCCGCCGTGAATCACCGCTGCGACGTCCGGCACGACTCTCCGGGCCTATTTTTCTCGACGGGAGGGTACACCGGGAACCTCTTCCACGAATTCGCCGACAGCATAGTCCCCCTGTACATGACTTCACGGCGTTATAACGGCAAGGTCGTGTTCGTAATCCTCGAGTACCACCACTGGTGGTTCACGTTCTATGACGAAATCCTGGCCCACTTGTCGGATTATGACGTCATCGATTTCCGGCGAGATAACCGCACCCATTGCTTCCCCGGCGCCGTCGTGGGCCTGAGGGCCCACGACGACCTACAAATTGACCCCGCCTGGACGGACGACAACACCACTATCCGAGATTTCCGGGATTTCCTGGACCGAGCCTACGCGCCACGAATTAAGGAAATATTGAGTCAGGAACCAAAACATTTTGAGCCGGAAAAAGAATCCAAGAAACCCAAACTGGTAATAATGGCGAGGAACGATTCAAGAAAGATACTAAACCAAGGCGATCTGATCAAAATGGCCCAAGAAATCGGGTTTCGCGTCTCGGTTCTAAAGCCCAACAGGCCGACCGGGCTGGCGAGAATGTACAAGATTCTAAATTCCACCGACGCCTTGGTCGGCGTTCACGGCGCCGCCCTGACGCATTTCTTGTTTCTCCGGCCAGGCTCCGCCTTCATCCAAATCGTCCCCATCGGAATAGACTGGGCGGCGGAGACCTACTTCGAGCAGCCGGCGATTAAGATGGGGATGAAATACATCGGATACTACATCTTCGCGAATGAGAGCACTTTGATCGATGAATACGATGAAAAAGATCCGGTTTTTACTGACACTCTCAGTGTGAATAGGAAAGGGTGGAATTATACCCAGCAGATATACCTTGACCCTCAGAATGTGAGGCTGAATCTTTGGAGATTCCGGGCGCCATTGACGCGTGCTTATTACTATGCTGTTCGTAAGTTAAATGGGTCGTCGAAAGTAGATTCGTGA
- the LOC116007678 gene encoding zeatin O-xylosyltransferase-like has protein sequence MDSCNNNVAVVMVPLPAQGHLNQLLQLCCLVSSYGHPVHYIGSALHNQQARVRANGLDPKKLAKIHFHDLPTPDFDCPSPDPTASIKFPSHLQATWEAAQLLRHPTAHVLRELASNTRRVVIIHDPMMSMVVQDAALIPNAESYAFNCISVFSLLSFRYGGLGKQLPMEAELQELMPCLEGCATNEIRRLGAAQEEHRKLRAGDIHNSSRLIEGRFIDLLEEDKLGPAGPDDRMLDSTLQAAGQQGQKKKQWFIGPILPANPGLISNNHSFCLDWLDVQPQNSVLYVSFGTMTSMSDEEVRELAMGLEQSKQKFLWVLRDADKGNIFSGESRRIELPEGFEERVKGMGLVVRDWAPQPEILAHRATGGFMSHCGWNSCMESITLGVPMAAWPMHSDQPSNSFLVARILKTGLIVREWRERHEVVKSSGIENVVRRLMASEEGDEIRKRAQELGETIRKSAQEGGTSRMELDSFIAHITR, from the coding sequence ATGGATAGCTGCAATAATAATGTTGCTGTTGTTATGGTGCCTCTTCCGGCTCAAGGCCATCTCAATCAACTCCTTCAGCTCTGCTGCTTAGTTTCCAGCTATGGCCACCCGGTTCACTACATAGGATCTGCCCTCCACAACCAACAGGCTAGAGTTCGGGCGAATGGATTAGACCCCAAGAAACTAGCCAAAATCCATTTCCATGATCTTCCTACTCCTGATTTTGATTGCCCTTCCCCAGACCCCACCGCCTCGATTAAGTTCCCTTCTCATTTGCAGGCGACCTGGGAGGCGGCACAGCTTCTCCGCCACCCCACTGCACACGTTCTACGCGAGCTAGCATCTAATACCAGGAGAGTGGTGATCATTCATGATCCTATGATGTCCATGGTTGTCCAGGATGCCGCATTGATCCCTAATGCCGAGTCCTATGCCTTCAATTGCATATCGGTTTTCTCCTTGCTGTCCTTCAGATATGGCGGATTGGGAAAGCAGCTCCCCATGGAAGCAGAGCTGCAAGAGCTAATGCCCTGTCTAGAAGGATGCGCGACGAATGAAATCAGGAGGCTCGGGGCTGCTCAGGAAGAGCACAGAAAGCTAAGAGCTGGAGATATTCACAACTCCAGTAGATTGATTGAAGGTCGGTTTATTGATTTACTAGAGGAAGACAAATTGGGCCCGGCAGGGCCCGATGACAGGATGCTGGACTCCACTCTTCAAGCTGCAGGTCAACAGGGCCAGAAGAAGAAGCAATGGTTTATTGGTCCTATACTCCCTGCAAACCCTGGCTTAATCTCAAATAACCATAGCTTCTGCTTAGATTGGCTTGATGTGCAACCTCAAAACTCTGTCCTGTACGTTTCGTTCGGTACGATGACTTCAATGTCGGATGAGGAGGTGAGGGAGCTGGCGATGGGGTTGGAGCAGAGCAAACAGAAGTTTCTATGGGTGTTGAGAGATGCAGATAAAGGAAACATCTTTTCCGGGGAATCAAGAAGGATTGAGCTGCCAGAAGGGTTTGAAGAGAGGGTAAAAGGAATGGGATTAGTGGTCAGGGACTGGGCACCTCAACCCGAGATCCTGGCCCACCGAGCCACAGGAGGGTTCATGAGTCACTGCGGATGGAACTCGTGCATGGAAAGCATCACTCTTGGAGTTCCAATGGCCGCCTGGCCCATGCACTCCGACCAACCAAGTAACAGTTTTTTGGTGGCCAGGATACTGAAAACAGGCCTGATTGTAAGGGAATGGAGGGAACGCCATGAGGTGGTGAAGTCATCTGGCATTGAGAATGTGGTGAGGAGACTTATGGCGTCTGAGGAAGGAGATGAGATCAGAAAGAGAGCTCAAGAACTTGGGGAAACCATTAGAAAATCAGCACAAGAAGGGGGTACTTCTCGTATGGAACTCGACTCTTTCATTGCCCATATCACTAGATAG
- the LOC116006791 gene encoding E3 ubiquitin-protein ligase RNF126-like, giving the protein MAEVNLDDYLDYDIFYTVRPYPTASFDCAGISSAPSHIHVRFSHYTAENEEVESRTICLEDDLLAEGSEFDCWNFIYSELPLNWPIHGDTLQEIFEEVIEKARQFKCNLGVDIGSVLIPNLEDDFGVNGSDGGGSLVKSLKRKRIEEGGNCCVICLEELTTGRDVAVMPCGHHSFYDDCLSSWLERSPSCPLCRRKISDSSS; this is encoded by the coding sequence ATGGCGGAGGTTAATCTTGACGACTATTTGGACTATGACATATTCTATACTGTGCGGCCGTATCCCACAGCTTCGTTCGATTGCGCCGGCATCTCTTCTGCGCCGTCTCACATCCACGTCCGTTTCTCTCACTACACAGCGGAGAATGAGGAGGTAGAATCACGAACCATATGCCTGGAAGATGACTTGCTGGCGGAGGGGTCGGAGTTTGACTGCTGGAATTTCATCTACTCCGAATTGCCGTTAAACTGGCCTATTCACGGCGACACCCTCCAGGAAATCTTCGAGGAAGTGATCGAGAAGGCAAGGCAGTTTAAGTGTAATCTTGGGGTTGACATAGGCTCGGTTCTCATACCAAATTTAGAAGATGATTTTGGAGTAAATGGCTCCGATGGAGGTGGTTCATTAGTGAAGTCGTTAAAGAGGAAGAGAATAGAGGAAGGCGGTAATTGTTGCGTTATTTGCTTGGAGGAGTTAACGACGGGGAGAGATGTGGCTGTGATGCCGTGCGGCCATCACTCCTTTTACGACGACTGCCTCTCATCTTGGCTGGAGAGAAGCCCTTCCTGCCCTCTCTGCCGTCGCAAAATCTCCGATTCTTCTTCTTAA
- the LOC116006690 gene encoding tRNA-splicing endonuclease subunit Sen54 isoform X1, producing the protein METDWASFSDGTTDNEDGVEDVNEDENFCSYASGDIPKLQFRKDISKAKWIAKMGMAEIVERKGRLWTTTGMIRYGKLYCSIEETLYLAEIGAMHLLDNDDAAISLKDIYNKVAEAKNGCSWEAFEAYRHLKCLGYIIRRHGIPWTVKRSKMSTTADQDIAEVDSTESEDGHHISEMFSSMSIDELKPVFDVYPPNAKFRKSSPGDPCFVLCFTRGSPPSKQGIEDVERRCNGSPVKLCNVEHGRVSFFTFNRVELPTLP; encoded by the exons ATGGAAACCGACTGGGCTAGCTTTTCTGATGGAACGACAGACAATGAAGATGGTGTGGAGGACgtaaatgaagatgaaaattttTGTTCATATGCATCCGGTGATATACCCAAATTGCAGTTTAG GAAAGACATATCAAAAGCCAAGTGGATTGCTAAAATGGGAATGGCTGAGATTGTTGAGAGGAAGGGTCGTCTCTGGACAACAACAGGGATGATtcgctatggaaaactctattGTTCCATTGAAGAGACTTT ATATTTAGCTGAAATTGGGGCTATGCATCTCCTTGATAACGACGATGCAGCCATTTCTCTTAAAGACATATATAACAAGGTTGCAGAAGCAAAGAATGGATGTTCTTGGGAAGCTTTTGAAGCTTACAGGCACTTGAAGTGCCTTGGATACATTATACGACGCCATGGTATTCCTTGGACTGTGAAGAGATCTAAAATGAGCACTACTGCCGACCAAGACATAGCAGAAGTTGATTCAACAGAATCAGAAGATGGGCATCACATCTCTGAAATGTTCAGCAGTATGAGCATTGATGAACTTAAACCAGTATTTGATGTTTACCCTCCTAATGCCAAATTCAGAAAATCTTCTCCAGGTGACCCATGCTTTGTCCTGTGTTTCACTAG AGGCTCTCCACCATCCAAACAagggattgaagatgtagagaGACGCTGCAATGGCAGTCCTGTGAAATTATGCAACGTTGAACATGGACGTGTCAGTTTCTTCACATTCAACAGAGTGGAGCTTCCCACTCTTCCCTGA
- the LOC116006794 gene encoding E3 ubiquitin-protein ligase RNF181-like, translated as MAEDYSDYDVFYSVRPYPTDLFDCRGASSAASHIHVRFSHHTADDIDDDGREYEVESRTVCVGDDLLEEGSEVDCGNFIYSELPFYWPIHGDILQEIFDEVIEKAREFKCNLGVDIRTVHIRDYVEDRDFGAAAEGVNNGAAPAASDEMSVVKSLKRKRIEEGGGNCCVICLEELKAGRDVVVLPCTHHSFHDDCLSSWFKRSPSCPLCRRKI; from the coding sequence ATGGCGGAAGACTATTCCGACTATGACGTATTCTATTCCGTGCGGCCGTATCCCACAGATTTGTTCGATTGCCGCGGCGCCTCTTCTGCGGCGTCTCACATCCACGTCCGCTTCTCTCACCACACAGCTGACGACATTGACGACGATGGCCGAGAATACGAGGTAGAATCACGAACCGTATGCGTGGGAGACGACTTGCTGGAGGAGGGGTCGGAGGTCGACTGCGGGAATTTCATCTACTCCGAATTGCCGTTTTACTGGCCTATTCACGGCGACATCCTCCAAGAAATCTTCGACGAAGTGATCGAGAAAGCAAGGGAGTTTAAGTGTAATCTTGGGGTTGACATACGCACGGTTCACATACGAGATTACGTGGAGGATCGAGATTTCGGAGCGGCAGCGGAGGGAGTAAATAATGGCGCCGCCCCCGCCGCCTCCGATGAAATGTCCGTAGTGAAGTCGTTAAAGAGGAAGAGAATAGAGGAGGGCGGCGGTAATTGTTGCGTTATTTGCTTGGAGGAGTTAAAGGCGGGAAGAGATGTGGTTGTGTTGCCGTGCACCCATCACTCATTTCACGACGACTGCCTCTCATCTTGGTTCAAGAGAAGCCCTTCATGCCCTCTCTGCCGTCGCAAAATCTAG
- the LOC116006792 gene encoding E3 ubiquitin-protein ligase DZIP3-like: protein MAEDYSDYDVFYSVRPFPTDSFDCRRASSAASHIHVRFSHHTADDDDREYEEESRTVCVGDELLEEGSEVDCGNFIFSELPFYWPIHGDILQEIFDEVIGKAREFKCNLGVDIRTVHIRDYEEDRDFGAAAEGVNNGAAPAASDGMSVVKSLKRKRIEEGGGNCCVICLEELKAGRDVAVMPCTHHSFHDDCLSSWFKRSRSCPLCRRKISDSSS from the coding sequence ATGGCGGAAGACTATTCCGACTATGACGTATTCTATTCTGTGCGGCCGTTTCCCACAGATTCGTTCGATTGCCGCCGCGCCTCTTCTGCGGCGTCTCACATCCACGTCCGCTTCTCTCACCACACAGCTGACGACGATGACCGAGAATACGAGGAAGAATCACGAACCGTATGCGTGGGAGACGAGTTGCTGGAGGAGGGGTCGGAGGTCGACTGCGGCAATTTCATCTTCTCCGAATTGCCGTTTTACTGGCCTATTCACGGCGACATCCTCCAAGAAATCTTCGACGAAGTGATCGGGAAAGCAAGGGAGTTTAAGTGTAATCTTGGGGTTGACATACGCACGGTTCACATACGAGATTACGAGGAGGATCGAGATTTCGGAGCGGCAGCGGAGGGAGTAAATAATGGCGCCGCCCCCGCCGCCTCCGATGGAATGTCCGTAGTGAAGTCGTTAAAGAGGAAGAGAATAGAGGAGGGCGGCGGTAATTGTTGCGTTATTTGCTTGGAGGAGTTAAAGGCGGGAAGAGATGTGGCTGTGATGCCGTGCACCCATCACTCATTTCACGACGACTGCCTCTCATCTTGGTTCAAGAGAAGCCGTTCTTGCCCTCTCTGCCGTCGCAAAATCTCGGATTCCAGTTCTTAA
- the LOC116006793 gene encoding uncharacterized protein LOC116006793, translated as MAESTIDDYSDYLTTYFVRRYPTVGAPFACAASSTPSSPPHVHVRFSHHTVDDSDDGEYEVESRTICLSDDVLAEGSGDECRSFIFSEGLCYWPIDADTVLDIADEVAVKALLFKCDLRVDIWSVHVRSSDDVQETYEDDRDFGDAARGVNGGAAASDGGFTVKSLKRKRIEEGGNCCVICLEELTAGRDVAVLPCSHHSFHNDCLSSWLERSPSCPLCRRKMSTATVAAAADSRS; from the coding sequence ATGGCGGAGAGTACTATTGACGACTATTCCGACTATCTCACAACCTATTTTGTGCGGCGGTATCCCACCGTCGGAGCTCCGTTCGCTTGTGCCGCCTCTTCTACGCCGTCGTCTCCGCCTCACGTCCATGTCCGCTTCTCTCACCACACAGTTGACGACAGCGACGATGGAGAATacgaggtggaatcacgaaccATATGCCTGAGCGACGACGTGTTGGCGGAGGGATCGGGAGACGAATGTCGGAGTTTCATCTTCTCCGAAGGGCTGTGTTACTGGCCTATCGACGCCGACACCGTACTGGACATCGCCGACGAGGTGGCCGTGAAAGCGTTGCTGTTTAAGTGTGATCTTCGGGTTGACATATGGTCGGTTCACGTACGAAGTTCCGACGATGTTCAAGAAACGTACGAGGATGATCGAGATTTTGGAGATGCGGCGCGGGGAGTAAATGGCGGCGCCGCCGCCTCCGATGGCGGTTTCACAGTGAAGTCGTTAAAGAGGAAGAGAATAGAGGAAGGCGGTAATTGTTGCGTTATTTGCTTGGAGGAATTAACGGCGGGGAGAGATGTGGCTGTGTTGCCGTGCAGCCATCACTCTTTTCACAACGACTGTCTCTCATCTTGGCTGGAGAGAAGCCCTTCCTGCCCTCTCTGCCGTCGCAAGATGTCTACTGCCACCGTCGCCGCCGCGGCGGATTCTCGTTCTTAA